In Phaeodactylum tricornutum CCAP 1055/1 chromosome 21, whole genome shotgun sequence, the following proteins share a genomic window:
- a CDS encoding predicted protein yields MKHLAAYLLLQLGGNASPTKDDITQALSAVGVEVDGADLDRMLADLEGQDLEALLESGNALLATFGGGGGGGGAAAAGGEAAVEEKVEEKEEEEEMDLGGGMDMFGAEEGGGGDY; encoded by the coding sequence ATGAAACATCTCGCCGCGTACCTGTTGCTCCAGTTGGGGGGCAACGCGAGTCCCACTAAGGATGATATTACTCAGGCTTTGAGTGCTGTGGGTGTGGAAGTGGACGGGGCCGATTTGGACCGAATGttggccgatttggaagGTCAGGATTTGGAAGCCCTGCTCGAATCCGGCAACGCACTGCTCGCCACCTTTggaggcggtggtggtggcgggGGAGCCGCGGCAGCCGGAGGCGAAGCCgctgttgaagaaaaagtggaagaaaaggaagaggaagaagaaatggacctCGGTGGTGGTATGGATATGTTTGGCGCAGAGGAAGGTGGCGGTGGCGATTACTAA
- a CDS encoding predicted protein, which produces MLRLSTWTMIVLGTPFVLAFLSMVNTYRETFTDKEVRRQRSLLFQASSGTEGSEKANNLTYYSILRKDRSGAAIHDILVAHAYCSANGLRYGGACQKVDTSYTFQSAHENLLRTLGLEDTFLPFGLCPSESDSSAIILERETYFATDSAILTKGWLSEIKSLRRPSPPRPSDRPVQVAAHVRRGDVTPCQSNVVFRYLPNTHFQRIIETRVLPKHPNANITIYSVHKSFEDWESLSGYQLDLHSSAMDVWDSMVNADILILSKSSFSFVSAIFNTGRVIYAPFWHKPLPTWESTPDYILAESQAEVERLRHLCPE; this is translated from the coding sequence ATGCTCAGATTGAGTACGTGGACCATGATTGTGCTCGGGACGCCGTTTGTTTTGGCATTCCTAAGCATGGTTAATACGTACCGAGAGACATTCACAGACAAAGAAGTCCGACGTCAAAGATCACTCCTGTTTCAAGCGTCTAGTGGAACCGAGGGCTCCGAGAAGGCGAACAATTTGACGTATTATTCCATCTTGCGAAAAGATCGTTCGGGGGCCGCCATTCACGACATACTTGTTGCTCACGCCTACTGCAGCGCCAATGGCCTTCGCTACGGTGGAGCATGCCAGAAAGTTGATACGTCCTATACCTTTCAATCAGCCCATGAGAATCTATTGCGGACTTTGGGCCTGGAAGACACATTTTTGCCCTTTGGTCTTTGTCCGTCTGAATCTGATTCGTCGGCAATCATTCTGGAGCGGGAAACGTATTTTGCAACCGATTCGGCCATTTTGACAAAGGGTTGGCTATCCGAAATCAAATCGCTTCGCCGACCGTCACCCCCGAGGCCGAGCGACCGTCCCGTCCAAGTCGCCGCACACGTTCGACGTGGAGACGTCACACCCTGCCAAAGCAATGTAGTGTTTCGGTATCTTCCCAATACTCATTTCCAAAGGATAATCGAAACGAGGGTTTTACCAAAACACCCCAACGCCAATATAACAATCTATTCCGTACACAAGTCTTTTGAGGATTGGGAAAGCCTATCCGGGTATCAGCTGGACTTGCATTCAAGCGCAATGGATGTCTGGGACTCCATGGTCAATGCCGATATTTTGATCCTCTCCAAAAGCAGTTTTTCCTTTGTATCGGCTATCTTCAATACGGGACGCGTGATTTATGCTCCATTCTGGCACAAGCCTTTGCCGACGTGGGAAAGCACGCCCGATTACATACTAGCCGAGAGCCAAGCAGAGGTCGAACGGTTGAGGCATCTCTGTCCCGAGTAG
- a CDS encoding predicted protein, which translates to MCWYQLDSSRQSKVASFSSASEQRVRPFYVHLERRADARVQSMLYQRWSCPLRMVKLTSTTVLVLWLWGGTLCGISHRCDAFSVFTRTRNRNGPKRTVTTRRRRSFGLPYSTDSRLYSDKNHNNNDNKFGFGQRVASVQCAVLGALTGSLAVAPVVALHDLIFGSGVAQWEFDTDTAAVEGALFAIVYRYCVREDDNAQLAQGVVGAFALVRTLSRIVVPSYCTALPLRCGPPLGYLDWNILGELAGNGAESAVLFGAVAAAMEWATNRKYIAKFPG; encoded by the coding sequence ATGTGTTGGTACCAATTGGATAGTTCTCGGCAATCCAAAGTGGCATCTTTTTCATCGGCATCGGAACAACGTGTTCGACCGTTTTACGTACACTTGGAACGAAGAGCGGACGCGCGAGTGCAGTCAATGCTCTACCAGCGCTGGAGTTGTCCGTTGCGAATGGTCAAGCTTACCTCCACTACGGTATTAGTATTGTGGCTATGGGGCGGGACTCTGTGCGGTATATCACATCGGTGCGACGCCTTTTCCGTATTTACCCGGACACGGAATCGAAACGGACCCAAGCGAACCGTCACTACACGACGGAGACGCTCTTTTGGACTCCCTTACAGCACCGACTCGCGGCTCTACTCTGACAaaaatcacaacaacaacgacaacaaattCGGATTCGGCCAACGTGTGGCTTCCGTCCAGTGCGCCGTGCTCGGGGCACTCACGGGGAGTCTCGCCGTCGCACCGGTGGTGGCGCTGCACGACCTGATCTTTGGTAGCGGCGTCGCGCAGTGGGAATTCGATACGGACACGGCCGCCGTGGAAGGCGCCCTCTTCGCCATTGTTTACCGCTACTGCGTCCGAGAAGACGACAACGCGCAACTCGCCCAAGGCGTCGTCGGTGCCTTTGCTCTCGTTCGGACGTTATCCCGTATCGTCGTCCCGTCCTATTGTACGGCTCTACCGCTTCGCTGTGGACCGCCCTTGGGATATTTGGACTGGAACATCCTGGGCGAACTTGCCGGAAACGGGGCCGAATCCGCCGTTCTCTTTGgtgccgtcgccgccgccatggaaTGGGCCACCAATAGAAAGTACATTGCCAAGTTTCCGGGCTAG
- a CDS encoding predicted protein, which translates to MGATKKPNAPKATAKNLVKRFRKQLGVSRATQPETRHGIVVGVTERRTQPKGKASVQKVSATKTKPSKKTKSSKAKPTAIKRLQKPTRSAPRDASDERRDFERAHASLHEREQRAGRLSRPTHHPPHGRPRRHANRRPSSRTPTLQFAPPTFAVHDNDKTTSRLVQETMHRVQQLDGVGQPNVAHPQASAWATLSETEFTATRNRRPATHNPWAVLGTEDDEPDCAGAPTPTPPLFSFAPASFAVTEDVDPDL; encoded by the coding sequence ATGGGGGCGACCAAGAAGCCGAATGCACCCAAGGCAACGGCCAAAAATTTGGTCAAACGCTTTCGCAAACAGCTCGGCGTCTCGAGGGCGACGCAACCCGAAACGCGTCACGGGATTGTGGTAGGAGTCACTGAACGCCGCACTCAACCCAAAGGCAAGGCCTCGGTACAAAAGGTCTCCGCCACCAAGACCAAGCcgtccaaaaagaccaagtCGTCAAAGGCCAAGCCTACGGCGATCAAACGACTCCAGAAACCGACCCGCAGTGCGCCGCGCGATGCATCCGACGAGCGGCGGGACTTTGAACGCGCCCACGCGTCGCTCCACGAACGCGAACAACGTGCGGGGCGACTTTCGCGACCAACTCACCACCCGCCGCACGGTCGACCCCGACGGCACGCAAATCGACGCCCCTCGTCTCGGACACCGACTCTGCAGTTTGCCCCGCCGACCTTTGCCGTacacgacaacgacaagacCACTTCTCGGCTCGTTCAAGAAACCATGCACCGGGTCCAGCAACTCGACGGGGTTGGACAACCCAACGTTGCTCATCCGCAGGCCTCTGCGTGGGCGACCCTGTCCGAGACGGAATTTACCGCGACGCGGAACCGTCGACCCGCAACGCACAATCCCTGGGCCGTCTTGGGAACGGAAGATGACGAACCCGATTGTGCGGGGGCCCCGACACCGACCCCACCCCTCTTTTCCTTTGCACCAGCTTCCTTTGCCGTCACGGAAGACGTGGACCCCGATTTGTAG
- a CDS encoding predicted protein — translation MSLQCTSKFEIRMASIIQSAGRDIYCNTSTSTFASDIPHRYSSKSTVTGISYPRTTFKNWGKKRSLTSPERVPQCGCTKPETRVTVHVPAGSGHFPCGGCSPIQFTTSIGTTRLSTLGSFVFRDGAKSVPRDGTDASKRASQSPTSSSNPQTPSQKTATVLPTTPNTFTSPVLLAEQGPQVVQELTDLVQGISRNVQQSTTSGSLFLPAAVVTSWERLQAILFYKPPVGIVSVVAIIRLVFSGRLFRLYPAPPKNSVEEALQQETRKRERERHRGRSLNLDADDVAYHHFGGVDRVRRRLCWAGLGHLLEEVTLSINRGNRNDSTYTEPETDLDPAVLELLQAMVAALSVSNHPGGARAQFVHDMIQPFAKIEELLIQQKLGKIKLPTSGNVTTEAMNQIVGTASWTAEVRILDALLRVCRDRLLKTTYRLARTREHWERKVEHIPKRRLLFGWKRKSAEGDRLRLSYAKAAYQAEIQRLGAVAAILLERPADMGESYLLEALKQSENARALEREEQTAHQASLRRSRLTALTNVTKWQLPKLEDISRYSIRWRAEGVGSLQIRRLDGDTQVHGESALHVLTQDISRDSWMNDARAWSTQARRVLCNVVRESLQGSVATGNLDEVDFAVLEQQWCTQKYHPNVDVPLQWIKILRYVDNMPSWRRVGEGKVVRLKDAALVHWTKRLDLLGIPSTMAWIAASQYVHEKIRPYFPTLKRDMMHVFDKTVEILQTRVWVPVKGIYDDIMNKNQGIFSAFGLEVEQTSLDHMLRDMGLGDGTVASRQEALKRAAEKYEETLKSGVIISALQGKLVRLLLVQVQQLKVGLLTALDTIDVLLKGNRIHFQILAAIPAVVMATYGTRLFLRALYNIRSRDLRPVTAVHTEMGEYLNQMERMMLLSSQESDGMDQRDRTKAEPSKPGNARNRTRTGTPTTTSGANPRRPEDNPTSLSTGELGEFVLHMHRYLILLDFSSPPFPNWACDQIQEALQMFLGTGGTLARGMGPSRHVAWLNLVQKKHEELLKHM, via the exons ATGTCGTTGCAATGTACCTCGAAATTCGAAATTCGAATGGCATCCATCATCCAATCCGCCGGTAGAG ATATTTACTGTAATACCTCTACCTCTACCTTTGCTTCCGATATACCACACCGTTACAGTTCCAAGTCGACGGTCACGGGGATCAGCTATCCACGCACAACATTCAAGAATTGGGGCAAAAAGCGATCTTTGACATCCCCAGAACGAGTGCCCCAATGCGGCTGCACAAAACCAGAGACGCGCGTCACGGTCCACGTCCCGGCTGGTTCTGGACATTTCCCTTGTGGTGGCTGCTCGCCAATACAATTCACAACCAGCATTGGAACAACCAGGTTGTCCACGCTTGGAAGTTTCGTTTTCCGGGACGGGGCAAAGTCTGTCCCCCGGGACGGCACCGACGCCAGTAAACGAGCTTCCCAGAGTCCCACATCGTCCTCCAACCCTCAGACTCCTTCCCAGAAAACAGCTACCGTCCTTCCCACGACACCCAACACCTTTACTTCTCCTGTTCTACTCGCGGAACAAGGACCACAGGTTGTACAAGAATTAACGGATCTCGTCCAAGGCATCTCCAGAAATGTACAGCAATCCACAACTAGCGGTAGTTTATTCCTACCCGCCGCGGTTGTGACCTCCTGGGAACGGTTGCAAGCCATTCTTTTCTACAAACCGCCCGTCGGTATTGTATCGGTGGTAGCCATTATCCGTCTAGTCTTTTCGGGACGTCTCTTTCGCTTGTACCCGGCCCCACCCAAAAATTCCgtcgaagaagccttgcAGCAAGAAACGCGAAAGCGCGAACGGGAACGACACCGGGGACGGTCTCTCAATctcgacgccgacgacgtcgcCTACCACCATTTCGGTGGCGTAGATCGtgtacgaagacgactttGCTGGGCCGGACTGGGACACCTGCTGGAAGAAGTTACCCTGTCAATCAATCGTGGCAACCGCAACGACAGCACATACACGGAACCGGAAACGGATTTGGATCCCGCCGTCCTGGAACTGCTGCAGGCCATGGTGGCCGCGCTCAGCGTTTCCAATCATCCAGGTGGAGCCAGGGCTCAATTTGTACACGATATGATCCAGCCCTTTGCCAAAATCGAAGAATTACTCATTCAGCAAAAGCTGGGTAAAATCAAGCTCCCCACGTCGGGCAACGTAACGACCGAAGCCATGAACCAGATTGTTGGGACCGCCTCGTGGACGGCCGAAGTCCGCATCCTTGATGCGCTGCTACGCGTTTGCCGGGATCGTTTGCTGAAAACCACCTACCGACTGGCGAGAACTCGGGAACACTGGGAGCGAAAGGTCGAACATATCCCAAAACGCCGGCTCCTCTTCGGCTGGAAGCGCAAGTCGGCTGAAGGCGACCGCCTACGCTTATCCTACGCCAAGGCCGCCTACCAAGCCGAAATACAACGACTCGGAGCCGTGGCGGCGATCCTACTCGAGCGTCCCGCCGATATGGGCGAATCGTATCTTTTGGAAGCCCTGAAACAGAGTGAAAACGCTCGAGCATTGGAACGGGAAGAACAAACGGCGCATCAAGCGTCGCTACGACGATCTCGTCTGACCGCCTTGACAAACGTTACGAAATGGCAACTACCCAAACTCGAAGATATCTCTCGATATTCAATTCGTTGGCGGGCCGAAGGCGTTGGATCCCTTCAGATCCGGCGTCTCGACGGAGATACGCAAGTGCACGGCGAATCGGCCTTGCACGTGTTGACTCAGGATATTTCGCGTGATTCATGGATGAACGACGCCCGGGCATGGAGCACCCAAGCGCGACGAGTCTTGTGCAATGTTGTTCGGGAAAGTTTACAGGGCAGTGTTGCTACCGGAAATTTGGACGAAGTCGACTTTGCCGTGTTGGAACAACAGTGGTGTACGCAAAAATATCATCCCAATGTCGACGTTCCGTTGCAGTGGATAAAGATACTCCGGTACGTGGACAACATGCCGTCGTGGCGTCGAGTGGGCGAAGGCAAGGTTGTGCGATTGAAGGATGCTGCCTTGGTACACTGGACGAAACGACTCGATTTGTTGGGGATTCCGTCCACAATGGCTTGGATTGCGGCATCGCAGTACGTGCACGAAAAGATTCGACCTTATTTTCCGACGCTCAAGCGAGATATGATGCACGTTTTTGACAAAACGGTGGAGATTTTACAGACACGCGTCTGGGTACCGGTCAAAGGCATTTATGACGATATCATGAATAAAAACCAGGGTATCTTTTCGGCGTTTGGGTTGGAAGTTGAGCAAACGTCTCTGGATCACATGTTGCGTGACATGGGTCTCGGAGACGGTACCGTGGCATCGCGACAAGAAGCGCTCAAAAGAGCGGCGGAGAAATACGAGGAGACTTTGAAGTCGGGAGTGATCATCAGTGCCCTTCAAGGCAAACTCGTCCGACTTCTACTCGTCCAAGTACAGCAACTCAAGGTTGGTCTACTCACCGCGCTCGATACGATTGACGTCCTACTTAAAGGTAACCGAATTCATTTTCAAATCTTGGCCGCCATTCCGGCCGTCGTCATGGCCACGTACGGAACTCGTCTGTTCCTACGCGCCTTGTACAACATTCGCTCGCGGGATTTGCGTCCCGTAACGGCCGTGCATACGGAAATGGGGGAATACTTGAACCAGATGGAGCGCATGATGCTGTTGAGCAGCCAAGAGAGCGATGGAATGGACCAGCGGGACCGTACGAAGGCGGAACCGTCCAAGCCGGGGAATGCACGCAACCGCACCCGAACGGGCACACCAACCACTACCTCGGGAGCGAATCCACGACGACCGGAAGACAACCCGACTTCGTTGAGTACGGGGGAATTGGGGGAATTTGTGTTGCACATGCACCGGTATTTGATTCTATTGGACTTTTCCAGTCCGCCGTTTCCGAATTGGGCTTGCGACCAAATCCAGGAGGCCTTGCAAATGTTTTTGGGAACGGGCGGGACGTTGGCGCGGGGCATGGGACCTTCCCGGCACGTGGCGTGGCTGAATCTCGTACAAAAGAAACACGAAGAATTACTGAAACACATGTAA
- a CDS encoding predicted protein: protein MSAALPPTLEGSIASIKVLEEAVTVIFQNSFDADTKACLVTLMKMLDAIIQKPGDPKVRQIRLSNAAFHRKVGSRKGGLEYLQACGFQLQTSDTPLLSRHDATERVLVLAPAHEDTSRIITARRLLLTRAVQDLGMQQAELPPYRPPPKLVSSTPTNPNQYAETDAFDPYVGRRYDAQSAAVGTNLGPDASYVSHTETELQRLRGQQAALEKQAAAQPVDRRWVALKPGQALPRPSTSTGEVSMPGLSDSALLAAQLQKQQAAAHQREHGTLTTRAMRDLEKLKKQKVYSHVTLTFQFSDGCKLIGHFGSREKLATVKSQISETCLTVPTNSNTDNTRDFDLYVAPPRRLLSLTQTLQAEQLVPAAKIFVSWKVSSTPNKDAPVGSYLQPTLFQQSVAPLLFPTGQSIVADDKKKAAERSGSSKPDVPKQKNPSREDDLLRRMMGKR, encoded by the coding sequence ATGTCTGCGGCCCTTCCACCAACCTTGGAAGGATCGATTGCGTCGATCAAAgtgttggaagaagccgtcaCCGTTATTTTCCAAAACAGTTTCGACGCGGATACGAAAGCTTGTCTCGTCACACTCATGAAGATGTTGGACGCCATTATTCAAAAACCTGGCGACCCCAAAGTCCGCCAAATTCGTCTCTCGAATGCCGCCTTTCATCGCAAAGTCGGCTCGCGAAAAGGTGGGCTGGAATACTTGCAGGCCTGTGGGTTCCAATTGCAAACGTCGGACACGCCCCTCTTGAGCCGTCACGATGCAACCGAACGGGTCCTCGTACTCGCACCCGCACACGAAGATACGTCGCGGATCATTACGGCACGGCGCTTGCTGTTGACCCGCGCTGTTCAGGATTTGGGTATGCAACAGGCAGAACTCCCGCCGTATCGACCTCCCCCCAAGCTCGTATCGAGCACTCCCACCAATCCCAACCAATATGCCGAGACTGACGCCTTTGATCCCTACGTCGGACGCCGCTACGACGCGCAATCCGCTGCTGTGGGTACCAATCTCGGACCCGACGCTTCCTACGTTTCCCATACAGAGACGGAACTACAAAGACTCCGGGGGCAACAGGCCGCTCTGGAGAAACAGGCCGCGGCCCAACCAGTGGATCGAAGGTGGGTCGCGCTCAAGCCGGGACAGGCCCTGCCACGTCCCAGTACCTCCACAGGAGAGGTGTCCATGCCGGGTTTGTCGGACTCGGCGCTGCTCGCCGCCCAGCTTCAGAAGCAACAGGCGGCAGCCCACCAACGCGAACACGGTACACTCACGACACGCGCCATGCGCGATTTAGAAAAGctgaaaaagcaaaaagtctACAGTCACGTTACCTTGACTTTCCAATTTTCGGATGGCTGTAAGCTTATTGGTCATTTTGGGTCGCGGGAGAAGCTCGCCACCGTCAAATCGCAAATCAGTGAAACGTGTTTGACAGTACCGACGAATTCGAATACCGACAACACTCGTGACTTTGACCTCTACGTAGCACCGCCACGGCGCTTATTGTCATTGACCCAAACTTTACAGGCGGAGCAGCTTGTACCGGCTGCTAAGATTTTTGTTTCGTGGAAAGTGTCCAGTACACCCAACAAGGACGCCCCCGTGGGATCGTACTTGCAACCAACTCTATTTCAACAATCCGTAGCCCCGTTGCTCTTCCCGACAGGCCAGTCCATTGTGGCCGATGACAAGAAAAAAGCAGCCGAACGTAGCGGTAGCAGTAAACCCGATGTCCCCAAACAGAAAAATCCCTCTCGAGAGGATGATCTGTTGCGTCGCATGATGGGGAAACGATAA